In a genomic window of Piliocolobus tephrosceles isolate RC106 chromosome 1, ASM277652v3, whole genome shotgun sequence:
- the BCL9 gene encoding B-cell CLL/lymphoma 9 protein isoform X2, which translates to MHSSNPKVRNSPSGNTQSPKSKQEVMVRPPTVMSPSGNPQLDSKFSNQGKQGGSASQSQPSPCDSKSGGHTPKALPGPGGSMGLKNGAGNGAKGKGKRERSISADSFDQRDPGTPNDDSDIKECNSADHIKSQDSQHTPHSMTPSNATAPRSSTPSHGQTTAPEPTPAQKTPAKVVYVFSTEMANKAAEAVLKGQVETIVSFHIQNVSNSKTERSTAPLNTQISALRNDPKPLPQQPPAPANQDQNSSQNTRLQPTPPIPAPAPKPAAAPRPLDRESPGVENKLIPSVGSPASSTPLPPDGTGPNSTPNNRAVTPVSQGSNSSSADPKAPPPPPVSSGEPPTLGENPDGLSQEQLEHRERSLQTLRDIQRMLFPDEKEFTGAQSGGPQQNPGVLDGPQKKPEGPIQAMMAQSQSLGKGPGPRTDVGAPFGPQGHRDVPFSPEEMVPPSLNSQSGTIGPDHLDHMTPEQIAWLKLQQEFYEEKRRKQEQVVVQQCSLQDMMVHQHGPRGVVRGPPPPYQMTPSEGWAPGGAEPFSDGINMPHSLPPRGMAPHPNMPGSQMRLPGFAGMINSEMEGPNVPNPASRPGLSGVSWPDDVPKIPDGRNFPPGQGVFSGPGRGERFPNPQGLSEEMFQQQLAEKQLGLPPGMAMEGIRPSMEMNRMIPGSQRHMEPGNNPIFPRIPVEGPLSPSRGDFPKGMPPQMGPGRELEFGMVPSGMKGEVNLNVNMGSNSQMIPQKMREAGAGPEEMLKLRPGGSDMLPAQQKMVPLPFGEHPQQEYGMGPRPFLPMSQGPGSNSGLRNLREPIGPDQRTNSRLSHMPPLPLNPSSNPTSLNTAPPVQRGLGRKPLDISVAGSQVHSPGINPLKSPTMHQVQSPMLGSPSGNLKSPQTPSQLAGMLAGPAAAASIKSPPVLGSAAASPVHLKSPSLPAPSPGWTSSPKPPLQSPGIPPNHKAPLTMASPAMLGNVESGGPPPPTASQPASVNIPGSLPSSTPYTMPPEPTLSQNPLSIMMSRMSKFAMPSSTPLYHDAIKTVASSDDDSPPARSPNLPSMNNMPGMGINTQNPRISGPNPVVPMPTLSPMGMTQPLSHSNQMPSPNAMGPNIPPHGVPMGPGLMSHNPIMGHGSQEPPMVPQGRMGFPQGFPPVQSPPQQVPFPHNGPSGGQGSFPGGMGFPGEGPLGRPSNLPQSSADAALCKPGGPGGPDSFTVLGNSMPSVFTDPDLQEVIRPGATGIPEFDLSRIIPSEKPSQTLQYFPRGEVPGRKQPQGPGPGFSHMQGMMGEQAPRMGLALPGMGGPGPVGTPDIPLGTAPSMPGHNPMRPPAFLQQGMMGPHHRMMSPAQSTMPGQPTLMSNPAAAVGMIPGKDRGPAGLYTHPGPVGSPGMMMSMQGMMGPQQNIMIPPQMRPRGMAADVGMGGFSQGPGNPGNMMF; encoded by the exons ATGCATTCCAGTAACCCTAAAGTGAGGAACTCTCCATCAGGAAACACACAGAG CCCTAAGTCAAAGCAGGAGGTGATGGTCCGTCCCCCTACAGTGATGTCCCCATCTGGAAACCCCCAGCTGGATTCCAAATTCTCCAATCAGGGTAAACAGGGGGGCTCAGCCAGCCAATCCCAGCCATCCCCCTGTGACTCCAAGAGTGGGGGCCATACCCCTAAAGCACTCCCTGGCCCAGGTGGGAGCATGGGGCTGAAGAATGGGGCTGGAAATGGTGCCAAGGGCAAGGGGAAAAGGGAGCGAAGTATTTCCGCCGACTCCTTTGATCAGAGAGATCCTGGGACTCCAAACGATGACTCTGACATTAAAG aatgTAATTCTGCTGACCACATAAAGTCCCAGGATTCCCAGCACACACCACACTCGATGACCCCATCAAATGCTACAGCCCCCAGGTCTTCCACCCCCTCCCATGGCCAAACTACTGCCCCAGAGCCCACACCTGCTCAGAAGACTCCAGCCAAAGTGGTGTATGTGTTTTCTACTGAGATGGCCAATAA AGCTGCAGAAGCTGTTTTGAAGGGCCAGGTTGAAACTATCGTCTCTTTCCACATCCAGAACGTTTCTAACAGCAAGACAGAGAGAAGCACAGCCCCTCTG AACACACAGATATCTGCCCTTCGGAATGATCCGAAACCTCTCCCACAACAGCCCCCAGCTCCAGCCAACCAGGACCAGAATTCTTCCCAGAATACCAGACTGCAGCCAACTCCACCCATTCCGGCACCAGCACCCAAGCCTGCCGCAGCCCCACGTCCCCTGGACCGGGAGAGTCCTGGGGTAGAAAACAAACTGATTCCTTCTGTAGGAAGTCCTGCCAGCTCCACTCCACTGCCCCCAGATGGTACTGGGCCCAACTCAACGCCCAACAATCGGGCAGTGACCCCCGTCTCCCAGGGGAGCAATAGCTCTTCAGCAGATCCCAAagcccctccacctccaccagTGTCCAGTGGCGAGCCCCCCACACTGGGAGAGAATCCCGATGGCCTATCTCAGGAGCAGCTGGAGCACCGGGAGCGCTCCTTACAAACTCTCAGAGATATCCAGCGCATGCTTTTTCCTGATGAGAAAGAATTCACAGGAGCACAAAGTGGGGGACCCCAGCAGAATCCTGGGGTATTAGATGGGCCTCAGAAAAAACCAGAAGGGCCAATACAGGCCATGATGGCCCAATCCCAAAGCCTAGGTAAGGGACCTGGGCCCCGGACAGACGTGGGAGCTCCATTTGGCCCTCAAGGACATAGAGATGTGCCCTTTTCTCCAGAGGAAATGGTTCCACCTTCTCTGAACTCCCAGTCTGGGACCATAGGACCCGACCACCTCGACCATATGACTCCCGAGCAGATAGCGTGGCTGAAACTGCAGCAGGAGTTTtatgaagagaagaggaggaagcaggaaCAAGTGGTTGTCCAGCAATGTTCCCTCCAGGACATGATGGTCCATCAGCACGGGCCTCGGGGAGTGGTCCGAGGGCCCCCCCCTCCATACCAGATGACCCCTAGTGAAGGCTGGGCACCTGGGGGTGCAGAGCCATTTTCTGATGGTATCAACATGCCACATTCTCTGCCCCCGAGGGGCATGGCTCCCCACCCTAACATGCCAGGGAGCCAGATGCGCCTCCCTGGATTTGCAGGCATGATAAACTCTGAAATGGAAGGGCCAAATGTCCCCAACCCTGCATCTAGACCAGGTCTTTCTGGAGTCAGTTGGCCAGATGATGTGCCAAAAATCCCAGATGGTCGAAATTTTCCTCCTGGCCAGGGTGTCTTCAGCGGTCCCGGCCGAGGGGAACGCTTCCCAAACCCCCAAGGATTGTCTGAAGAGATGTTTCAGCAGCAGCTGGCAGAGAAACAGCTGGGTCTCCCCCCAGGGATGGCCATGGAAGGCATCAGGCCCAGCATGGAGATGAACAGGATGATTCCAGGCTCCCAGCGCCACATGGAGCCTGGGAATAACCCCATTTTCCCTCGAATACCAGTTGAGGGCCCTCTGAGTCCTTCTAGGGGTGACTTTCCAAAAGGAATGCCCCCACAGATGGGCCCTGGTCGGGAACTTGAGTTTGGGATGGTTCCTAGTGGGATGAAGGGAGAGGTCAATCTAAATGTCAACATGGGATCCAACTCTCAGATGATACCTCAGAAGATGAGAGAGGCTGGGGCGGGCCCTGAGGAGATGCTGAAATTACGCCCAGGTGGCTCAGACATGCTGCCTGCTCAGCagaagatggtgccactgccatTTGGTGAGCACCCCCAGCAGGAGTATGGCATGGGTCCCAGACCATTCCTTCCCATGTCTCAGGGTCCAGGCAGCAACAGTGGCTTGCGGAATCTCAGAGAACCAATTGGGCCCGACCAAAGGACTAACAGCCGGCTCAGTCATATGCCACCACTACCTCTCAACCCTTCCAGTAACCCCACCAGCCTCAACACAGCTCCTCCAGTTCAGCGCGGCCTGGGGCGGAAGCCCCTGGATATATCTGTGGCAGGCAGCCAGGTGCATTCCCCAGGCATTAACCCTCTGAAGTCTCCCACGATGCACCAAGTCCAGTCACCAATGCTGGGCTCGCCCTCGGGGAACCTCAAGTCGCCCCAGACTCCATCGCAGCTGGCAGGCATGCTGGCGggcccagctgctgctgcttccatTAAGTCCCCCCCTGTTTTGGGGTCTGCTGCTGCTTCACCTGTCCACCTCAAGTCTCCATCACTTCCTGCCCCATCACCTGGATGGACCTCTTCTCCAAAACCTCCCCTTCAGAGTCCTGGGATCCCTCCAAACCATAAAGCACCCCTCACcatggcctccccagccatgctgggaaatgtagagtcag GTGGCCCCCCACCTCCTACAGccagccagcctgcctctgtGAATATCCCTGGAAGTCTTCCCTCTAGTACACCTTATACCATGCCTCCAGAGCCAACCCTTTCCCAGAACCCACTCTCTATTATGATGTCTCGAATGTCCAAGTTTGCAATGCCCAGTTCCACCCCGTTATACCATGATGCCATCAAGACTGTGGCCAGCTCAGATGACGACTCCCCTCCAGCTCGTTCTCCCAACTTGCCATCAATGAATAATATGCCAG gaatGGGCATTAATACACAGAATCCTCGAATTTCAGGTCCAAACCCCGTGGTTCCGATGCCAACCCTCAGCCCAATGGGAATGACCCAGCCACTTTCTCACTCCAATCAGATGCCCTCTCCAAATGCCATGGGACCCAACATACCTCCTCATGGGGTCCCAATGGGGCCTGGCTTGATGTCACACAATCCTATCATGGGGCATGGGTCCCAGGAGCCACCGATGGTACCTCAAGGACGGATGGGCTTCCCCCAGGGCTTCCCTCCAGTACAGTCTCCCCCACAGCAGGTTCCATTCCCTCACAATGGCCCCAGTGGGGGGCAGGGCAGCTTCCCAGGAGGGATGGGTTTCCCGGGAGAAGGCCCCCTTGGCCGTCCCAGCAACCTGCCCCAAAGTTCAGCAGATGCAGCACTTTGCAAGCCTGGAGGCCCTGGGGGTCCTGACTCCTTCACTGTCCTGGGGAACAGCATGCCTTCAGTGTTTACAGACCCAGATCTGCAGGAGGTCATCCGACCTGGAGCCACCGGAATTCCTGAGTTTGATCTGTCCCGCATTATTCCATCTGAGAAGCCCAGCCAGACGCTGCAATATTTCCCTCGAGGGGAAGTTCCAGGCCGTAAACAGCCCCAGGGTCCTGGACCTGGGTTTTCACACATGCAGGGGATGATGGGCGAACAAGCCCCCAGAATGGGACTAGCATTACCTGGCATGGGAGGTCCAGGGCCAGTGGGAACTCCAGACATCCCTCTTGGTACAGCTCCATCCATGCCAGGCCACAACCCCATGAGACCACCAGCCTTTCTCCAACAAGGCATGATGGGACCTCACCATCGGATGATGTCACCAGCACAATCTACAATGCCCGGCCAGCCCACCCTGATGAGCAATCCAGCCGCTGCCGTGGGCATGATTCCTGGCAAGGATCGGGGGCCTGCTGGGCTCTACACCCACCCTGGGCCTGTGGGCTCTCCAGGCATGATGATGTCCATGCAGGGCATGATGGGACCCCAACAGAACATCATGATCCCTCCGCAGATGAGGCCCCGGGGCATGGCTGCTGACGTGGGCATGGGTGGATTTAGCCAAGGACCTGGCAACCCAGGAAACATgatgttttaa
- the BCL9 gene encoding B-cell CLL/lymphoma 9 protein isoform X5, producing the protein MHSSNPKVRNSPSGNTQSPKSKQEVMVRPPTVMSPSGNPQLDSKFSNQECNSADHIKSQDSQHTPHSMTPSNATAPRSSTPSHGQTTAPEPTPAQKTPAKVVYVFSTEMANKAAEAVLKGQVETIVSFHIQNVSNSKTERSTAPLNTQISALRNDPKPLPQQPPAPANQDQNSSQNTRLQPTPPIPAPAPKPAAAPRPLDRESPGVENKLIPSVGSPASSTPLPPDGTGPNSTPNNRAVTPVSQGSNSSSADPKAPPPPPVSSGEPPTLGENPDGLSQEQLEHRERSLQTLRDIQRMLFPDEKEFTGAQSGGPQQNPGVLDGPQKKPEGPIQAMMAQSQSLGKGPGPRTDVGAPFGPQGHRDVPFSPEEMVPPSLNSQSGTIGPDHLDHMTPEQIAWLKLQQEFYEEKRRKQEQVVVQQCSLQDMMVHQHGPRGVVRGPPPPYQMTPSEGWAPGGAEPFSDGINMPHSLPPRGMAPHPNMPGSQMRLPGFAGMINSEMEGPNVPNPASRPGLSGVSWPDDVPKIPDGRNFPPGQGVFSGPGRGERFPNPQGLSEEMFQQQLAEKQLGLPPGMAMEGIRPSMEMNRMIPGSQRHMEPGNNPIFPRIPVEGPLSPSRGDFPKGMPPQMGPGRELEFGMVPSGMKGEVNLNVNMGSNSQMIPQKMREAGAGPEEMLKLRPGGSDMLPAQQKMVPLPFGEHPQQEYGMGPRPFLPMSQGPGSNSGLRNLREPIGPDQRTNSRLSHMPPLPLNPSSNPTSLNTAPPVQRGLGRKPLDISVAGSQVHSPGINPLKSPTMHQVQSPMLGSPSGNLKSPQTPSQLAGMLAGPAAAASIKSPPVLGSAAASPVHLKSPSLPAPSPGWTSSPKPPLQSPGIPPNHKAPLTMASPAMLGNVESGGPPPPTASQPASVNIPGSLPSSTPYTMPPEPTLSQNPLSIMMSRMSKFAMPSSTPLYHDAIKTVASSDDDSPPARSPNLPSMNNMPGMGINTQNPRISGPNPVVPMPTLSPMGMTQPLSHSNQMPSPNAMGPNIPPHGVPMGPGLMSHNPIMGHGSQEPPMVPQGRMGFPQGFPPVQSPPQQVPFPHNGPSGGQGSFPGGMGFPGEGPLGRPSNLPQSSADAALCKPGGPGGPDSFTVLGNSMPSVFTDPDLQEVIRPGATGIPEFDLSRIIPSEKPSQTLQYFPRGEVPGRKQPQGPGPGFSHMQGMMGEQAPRMGLALPGMGGPGPVGTPDIPLGTAPSMPGHNPMRPPAFLQQGMMGPHHRMMSPAQSTMPGQPTLMSNPAAAVGMIPGKDRGPAGLYTHPGPVGSPGMMMSMQGMMGPQQNIMIPPQMRPRGMAADVGMGGFSQGPGNPGNMMF; encoded by the exons ATGCATTCCAGTAACCCTAAAGTGAGGAACTCTCCATCAGGAAACACACAGAG CCCTAAGTCAAAGCAGGAGGTGATGGTCCGTCCCCCTACAGTGATGTCCCCATCTGGAAACCCCCAGCTGGATTCCAAATTCTCCAATCAGG aatgTAATTCTGCTGACCACATAAAGTCCCAGGATTCCCAGCACACACCACACTCGATGACCCCATCAAATGCTACAGCCCCCAGGTCTTCCACCCCCTCCCATGGCCAAACTACTGCCCCAGAGCCCACACCTGCTCAGAAGACTCCAGCCAAAGTGGTGTATGTGTTTTCTACTGAGATGGCCAATAA AGCTGCAGAAGCTGTTTTGAAGGGCCAGGTTGAAACTATCGTCTCTTTCCACATCCAGAACGTTTCTAACAGCAAGACAGAGAGAAGCACAGCCCCTCTG AACACACAGATATCTGCCCTTCGGAATGATCCGAAACCTCTCCCACAACAGCCCCCAGCTCCAGCCAACCAGGACCAGAATTCTTCCCAGAATACCAGACTGCAGCCAACTCCACCCATTCCGGCACCAGCACCCAAGCCTGCCGCAGCCCCACGTCCCCTGGACCGGGAGAGTCCTGGGGTAGAAAACAAACTGATTCCTTCTGTAGGAAGTCCTGCCAGCTCCACTCCACTGCCCCCAGATGGTACTGGGCCCAACTCAACGCCCAACAATCGGGCAGTGACCCCCGTCTCCCAGGGGAGCAATAGCTCTTCAGCAGATCCCAAagcccctccacctccaccagTGTCCAGTGGCGAGCCCCCCACACTGGGAGAGAATCCCGATGGCCTATCTCAGGAGCAGCTGGAGCACCGGGAGCGCTCCTTACAAACTCTCAGAGATATCCAGCGCATGCTTTTTCCTGATGAGAAAGAATTCACAGGAGCACAAAGTGGGGGACCCCAGCAGAATCCTGGGGTATTAGATGGGCCTCAGAAAAAACCAGAAGGGCCAATACAGGCCATGATGGCCCAATCCCAAAGCCTAGGTAAGGGACCTGGGCCCCGGACAGACGTGGGAGCTCCATTTGGCCCTCAAGGACATAGAGATGTGCCCTTTTCTCCAGAGGAAATGGTTCCACCTTCTCTGAACTCCCAGTCTGGGACCATAGGACCCGACCACCTCGACCATATGACTCCCGAGCAGATAGCGTGGCTGAAACTGCAGCAGGAGTTTtatgaagagaagaggaggaagcaggaaCAAGTGGTTGTCCAGCAATGTTCCCTCCAGGACATGATGGTCCATCAGCACGGGCCTCGGGGAGTGGTCCGAGGGCCCCCCCCTCCATACCAGATGACCCCTAGTGAAGGCTGGGCACCTGGGGGTGCAGAGCCATTTTCTGATGGTATCAACATGCCACATTCTCTGCCCCCGAGGGGCATGGCTCCCCACCCTAACATGCCAGGGAGCCAGATGCGCCTCCCTGGATTTGCAGGCATGATAAACTCTGAAATGGAAGGGCCAAATGTCCCCAACCCTGCATCTAGACCAGGTCTTTCTGGAGTCAGTTGGCCAGATGATGTGCCAAAAATCCCAGATGGTCGAAATTTTCCTCCTGGCCAGGGTGTCTTCAGCGGTCCCGGCCGAGGGGAACGCTTCCCAAACCCCCAAGGATTGTCTGAAGAGATGTTTCAGCAGCAGCTGGCAGAGAAACAGCTGGGTCTCCCCCCAGGGATGGCCATGGAAGGCATCAGGCCCAGCATGGAGATGAACAGGATGATTCCAGGCTCCCAGCGCCACATGGAGCCTGGGAATAACCCCATTTTCCCTCGAATACCAGTTGAGGGCCCTCTGAGTCCTTCTAGGGGTGACTTTCCAAAAGGAATGCCCCCACAGATGGGCCCTGGTCGGGAACTTGAGTTTGGGATGGTTCCTAGTGGGATGAAGGGAGAGGTCAATCTAAATGTCAACATGGGATCCAACTCTCAGATGATACCTCAGAAGATGAGAGAGGCTGGGGCGGGCCCTGAGGAGATGCTGAAATTACGCCCAGGTGGCTCAGACATGCTGCCTGCTCAGCagaagatggtgccactgccatTTGGTGAGCACCCCCAGCAGGAGTATGGCATGGGTCCCAGACCATTCCTTCCCATGTCTCAGGGTCCAGGCAGCAACAGTGGCTTGCGGAATCTCAGAGAACCAATTGGGCCCGACCAAAGGACTAACAGCCGGCTCAGTCATATGCCACCACTACCTCTCAACCCTTCCAGTAACCCCACCAGCCTCAACACAGCTCCTCCAGTTCAGCGCGGCCTGGGGCGGAAGCCCCTGGATATATCTGTGGCAGGCAGCCAGGTGCATTCCCCAGGCATTAACCCTCTGAAGTCTCCCACGATGCACCAAGTCCAGTCACCAATGCTGGGCTCGCCCTCGGGGAACCTCAAGTCGCCCCAGACTCCATCGCAGCTGGCAGGCATGCTGGCGggcccagctgctgctgcttccatTAAGTCCCCCCCTGTTTTGGGGTCTGCTGCTGCTTCACCTGTCCACCTCAAGTCTCCATCACTTCCTGCCCCATCACCTGGATGGACCTCTTCTCCAAAACCTCCCCTTCAGAGTCCTGGGATCCCTCCAAACCATAAAGCACCCCTCACcatggcctccccagccatgctgggaaatgtagagtcag GTGGCCCCCCACCTCCTACAGccagccagcctgcctctgtGAATATCCCTGGAAGTCTTCCCTCTAGTACACCTTATACCATGCCTCCAGAGCCAACCCTTTCCCAGAACCCACTCTCTATTATGATGTCTCGAATGTCCAAGTTTGCAATGCCCAGTTCCACCCCGTTATACCATGATGCCATCAAGACTGTGGCCAGCTCAGATGACGACTCCCCTCCAGCTCGTTCTCCCAACTTGCCATCAATGAATAATATGCCAG gaatGGGCATTAATACACAGAATCCTCGAATTTCAGGTCCAAACCCCGTGGTTCCGATGCCAACCCTCAGCCCAATGGGAATGACCCAGCCACTTTCTCACTCCAATCAGATGCCCTCTCCAAATGCCATGGGACCCAACATACCTCCTCATGGGGTCCCAATGGGGCCTGGCTTGATGTCACACAATCCTATCATGGGGCATGGGTCCCAGGAGCCACCGATGGTACCTCAAGGACGGATGGGCTTCCCCCAGGGCTTCCCTCCAGTACAGTCTCCCCCACAGCAGGTTCCATTCCCTCACAATGGCCCCAGTGGGGGGCAGGGCAGCTTCCCAGGAGGGATGGGTTTCCCGGGAGAAGGCCCCCTTGGCCGTCCCAGCAACCTGCCCCAAAGTTCAGCAGATGCAGCACTTTGCAAGCCTGGAGGCCCTGGGGGTCCTGACTCCTTCACTGTCCTGGGGAACAGCATGCCTTCAGTGTTTACAGACCCAGATCTGCAGGAGGTCATCCGACCTGGAGCCACCGGAATTCCTGAGTTTGATCTGTCCCGCATTATTCCATCTGAGAAGCCCAGCCAGACGCTGCAATATTTCCCTCGAGGGGAAGTTCCAGGCCGTAAACAGCCCCAGGGTCCTGGACCTGGGTTTTCACACATGCAGGGGATGATGGGCGAACAAGCCCCCAGAATGGGACTAGCATTACCTGGCATGGGAGGTCCAGGGCCAGTGGGAACTCCAGACATCCCTCTTGGTACAGCTCCATCCATGCCAGGCCACAACCCCATGAGACCACCAGCCTTTCTCCAACAAGGCATGATGGGACCTCACCATCGGATGATGTCACCAGCACAATCTACAATGCCCGGCCAGCCCACCCTGATGAGCAATCCAGCCGCTGCCGTGGGCATGATTCCTGGCAAGGATCGGGGGCCTGCTGGGCTCTACACCCACCCTGGGCCTGTGGGCTCTCCAGGCATGATGATGTCCATGCAGGGCATGATGGGACCCCAACAGAACATCATGATCCCTCCGCAGATGAGGCCCCGGGGCATGGCTGCTGACGTGGGCATGGGTGGATTTAGCCAAGGACCTGGCAACCCAGGAAACATgatgttttaa